The following proteins are encoded in a genomic region of Fusarium keratoplasticum isolate Fu6.1 chromosome 9, whole genome shotgun sequence:
- a CDS encoding Pre-mRNA-processing protein 45, with amino-acid sequence MTSIAGSLQAALPKPKYTGEDEEAPARAQQRGVRIVGPGQLDETQLVLKRSGPPAYGQRSGWRPRTQEDFGDGGAFPEIPIAQYPLDMGKKGATTSNALAIQVDSEGKVKYDAIARQGHGETRIVHTSFKELIPLRQRADAGEIDLSRPDKESVEATTERTKNALAALVSGAVAAQKPKNVNIGQRKDATFVRYTPANQMGDNSKKQDRIMKIVERQRDPMEPPKFKHKKIPRGPPSPPPPVMHSPPRKLTAEDQEMWRIPPPVSNWKNPKGFTVPLDKRLAADGRGLQDVAISDKHAQFAESIKMAERHARDEVQQRAMMQQRLAEKEKAQKEENLRELAQKARAERAGAGRKRRDSRDSRDSRDSRSRSRSYSYSESDRSDSEDEEVRERIKARQEKQRDEERKLRQNRMGAERRAQVMAREQGRDISEKIALGVAKPTQSKETMYDSRLFNQSSGFDSGINEDNPYDKPLFAAQDAISSIYRPRANLDDDDAEAGDREMAKIQKASRFGEALGKGTFKGAAEVEAREGPVQFEKDAGDPFNVDKFLSEVDQGSSSKRGYGLQDEDSRQSKRPRVDDDDED; translated from the exons ATGACGTCGATCGCCGGGTCGCTTCAGGCTGCGCTGCCCAAACCCAAGTATAcgggcgaggacgaggaagctcCGGCGCGAGCGCAGCAGCGTGGCGTGAGGATCGTTGGCCCCGGACAGCTCGACGAGACGCAGCTCGTGCTCAAACGATCCGGCCCTCCTGCCTACGGACAGCGATCAGGATGGCGACCACGCACGCAGGAGGActttggcgatggaggcgcTTTCCCCGAGATCCCCATTGCCCAGTACCCGCTCGACATGGGCAAGAAGGGCGCGACGACGAGCAACGCGCTGGCGATCCAGGTCGACtccgagggcaaggtcaaATACGACGCGATCGCGCGACAGGGCCACGGCGAAACCCGCATAGTTCACACATCATTCAAGGAGCTGATTCCTCTTCGGCAACGCGCCGACGCGGGCGAGATTGATCTTTCGCGACCGGACAAGGAGTCTGTCGAGGCAACAACGGAAAGGACTAAGAATGCCCTGGCCGCGTTGGTTAGCGGTGCGGTGGCTGCGCAGAAGCCGAAGAATGTGAATATCGGGCAGCGAAAGGATGCTACTTTTGTGCGATACACACCGGCGAACCAGATGGGCGACAACTCGAAGAAGCAGGACCGCATTATGAAGATTGTCGAGAGGCAACGCGATCCTATGGAACCGCCCAAGTTCAAGCACAAGAAGATTCCTCGAGGACCACCTTCACCCCCTCCGCCAGTTATGCACTCGCCGCCCAGAAAGCTCACAGCCGAAGACCAAGAGATGTGGAGGATTCCGCCTCCAGTCTCAAACTGGAAGAACCCCAAGGGCTTTACGGTACCACTGGACAAGCGGTTGGCGGCAGACGGAAGGGGACTGCAGGATGTGGCCATCAGCGACAAGCATGCTCAGTTTGCTGAGTCTATCAAGATGGCGGAACGTCATGCTCGTGACGAGGTTCAGCAGCGCGCCATGATGCAGCAGCGACtggcggagaaggagaaggcacagaaggaagagaatcTACGGGAGCTGGCCCAGAAGGCCAGGGCAGAGCGTGCAGGCGCAGGCCGCAAACGCAGAGACTCTCGCGACTCCCGAGACTCGAGAGATTCAAGGTCACGATCGCGAAGTTACAGCTACTCCGAGTCTGATCGATCCGATagcgaggacgaagaggtCAGAGAGCGTATCAAGGCACGACAGGAGAAGCAGCGGGATGAGGAGCGAAAGCTACGGCAGAACCGCATGGGTGCCGAGCGCCGAGCCCAGGTTATGGCCCGCGAACAAGGCAGAGATATCTCTGAGAAGATTGCTCTGGGCGTGGCCAAGCCAACGCAGTCGAAGGAGACCATGTACGACTCGCGATTATTCAACCAGTCAAGTGGATTTGACAGCGGCATCAACGAGGACAACCCCTACGACAAGCCACTCTTTGCAGCGCAGGACGCTATCAGCAGCATCTACCGGCCACGAGCCAAcctggatgacgacgacgccgaggcaGGAGATAGGGAGATGGCTAAGATCCAAAAGGCAAGCCGATTTGGAGAGGCATTGGGCAAGGGAACGTTTAAGGGCGCCGCCGAGGTTGAG GCGCGAGAGGGACCAGTACAGTTCGAGAAGGATGCCGGCGACCCTTTTAATGTGGACAAGTTCTTGTCCGAGGTGGATCAGGGCTCGTCGTCAAAGCGAGGTTACGGTCTGCAGGATGAAGACAGCAGGCAATCAAAGCGGCCACGAgtggacgacgacgacgaagattAA
- a CDS encoding Rhamnogalacturonan endolyase, whose translation MKFRSVSLAALLLQAPQWVAAALKATESDTELVISNDRLYAAVQKPGGSIVKLTLDGTNLLGTRSGSTGQGPYLDCYCTPKGFWTPGTMTPKYKLFKGKDSSGKDYGGIMMADTFTETGQVLEQYWFLRDGETGLHTFSRVAYHNEEQPFLRNLQELRTMFRPNSEMWTHLLTNEKQYAPLPGKEAQAKQVVVQDATWYMGNTPDDAYVKQEADYFTKYTFQDNWRDINAYGLFADGSKTEDGDAYGAWLVMNTKDTYFGGPLHSDLTVDGILYNYISSNHHGDQTPNITHGFDRTFGPQYYHFNRFPADTDILTAQADAAQYADPEWNADFYDSIAKHVPNYVPSKNRGTFEVRVDLPKGAKNPIAVLAQSGVDFQDNVFDVNAYQYWANLDDSGRATIPMVKAGTYRLTVYADGIFGQFTKDKIKIKAGKTEKTKVTWKEESSGKELWRIGTPDKTSGEYRHGFEPDTSKPLQPEQYRIYWAAYDFPKDYPDGVHFKVGESDVGKDLNYVHWSVFGGRANYVRPEAYVGNGDVNNWTIAFDLKESQVKRKKQATFTVQLAGAKTAAGNTDVYNASEPHSNLKYTVNINGKDLEPWVIPYHHSSSCAVRSSVSCYNIAHKFVFDAGLLSKGENEIVLSLPYNATDYESAVLPASVYVQYDALRLEID comes from the exons ATGAAGTTCCGCAGCGTATCCCTCGCCGCCTTGCTGCTTCAGGCACCTCAATGGGTGGCCGCAGCTCTAAAGGCAACCGAGTCCGACACTGAGCTGGTCATCTCCAACGACCGCCTCTATGCCGCCGTCCAGAAGCCTGGTGGCTCCATCGTGAAGCTCACCCTCGATGGAACGAACCTCCTGGGCACGAGATCGGGCTCTACCGGTCAGGGCCCGTACCTCGACTGCTACTGCACGCCCAAGGGATTCTGGACTCCCGGTACCATGACACCCAAGTacaagctcttcaagggcaaggattCGAGCGGCAAGGACTACGGCGGCATCATGATGGCCGACACGTTCACCGAGACGGGCCAGGTTCTGGAGCAGTACTGGTTCCTCCGTGACGGCGAGACGGGCCTGCACACCTTTAGCAGAGTGGCCTACCACAACGAGGAGCAGCCATTCCTGCGCAACCTGCAGGAGCTGCGCACCATGTTCCGGCCCAACAGCGAGATGTGGACGCACCTCCTGACCAACGAGAAGCAATACGCGCCTCTCCCTGGAAAAGAGGCCCAGGCAAAGCAGGTCGTGGTGCAGGATGCGACGTGGTATATGGGCAACACGCCTGATGATGCCTATGTCAAGCAGGAGGCGGACTACTTTACAAAGTACACGTTCCAGGACAACTGGCGTGACATCAACGCCTATGGACT GTTCGCCGATGGCTCCAAGaccgaggatggcgatgctTATGGTGCTTGGCTCGTCATGAACACCAAGGACACCTACTTTGGAGGACCTCTGCACTCGGATCTGACTGTGGATGGTATTCTTTACAACTACATCAGCTCCAACCACCACGGAGACCAGACT CCCAACATCACCCATGGCTTTGACCGCACATTCGGACCT CAATACTACCATTTCAACCGCTTCCCTGCCGACACGGATATCCTGACTGCTCAGGCCGATGCCGCTCAGTATGCGGATCCCGAGTGGAACGCCGACTTTTACGactccatcgccaagcatGTCCCCAACTATGTTCCGTCCAAGAACCGCGGCACCTTTGAGGTCAGGGTTGATCTGCCCAAGGGAGCCAAGAACCCCATCGCTGTTCTTGCCCAAAGCGGTGTCGACTTCCAGGACAATGTGTTCGATGTCAACGCCTACCAGTACTGGGCCAATCTCGACGACAGCGGCAGAGCGACCATTCccatggtcaaggctggtACGTACCGTCTGACCGTCTACGCCGATGGCATCTTTGGACAGTtcaccaaggacaagatcaagatcaaggctggcaaGACGGAAAAGACAAAGGTCACCTGGAAGGAAGAGTCTTCCGGCAAGGAGCTCTGGCGCATTGGAACCCCCGACAAGACCTCGGGCGAGTACCGTCACGGCTTTGAGCCAGACACTTCCAAGCCGCTGCAGCCGGAGCAATACCGCATCTACTGGGCGGCGTATGACTTCCCCAAGGACTATCCTGATGGTGTTCACTTCAAGGTCGGCGAGAGCGATGTGGGCAAGGACCTCAACTATGTGCACTGGAGCGTGTTTGGCGGACGGGCAAACTACGTGCGCCCCGAGGCCTACGTCGGTAACGGCGATGTCAACAACTGGACTATCGCTTTTGACCTCAAGGAGTCCCAGGTcaagcgcaagaagcagGCGACCTTTACGGTTCAGCTCGCTGGAGCCAAGACTGCCGCCGGAAATACGGATGTGTACAACGCCTCGGAGCCTCACTCGAACCTCAAGTACACGGTCAACATCAACGGCAAGGATCTCGAGCCGTGGGTTATTCC GTACCACCACAGCAGTTCGTGTGCTGTGCGCTCTTCTGTGAGCTGCTACAACATTGCGCACAAGTTTGTCTTTGACGCGGGTCTCCTGAGCAAGGGTGAGAACGAGATTGTGCTGAGCCTGCCGTACAACGCTACCGACTATGAGTCTGCTGTGCTGCCCGCGTCTGTTTATGTGCAGTACGACGCTTTGAGGCTTGAGATTGACTAA
- a CDS encoding GH16 domain-containing protein, which produces MARLIPEVKPGEIPPAYDEIMLSRPGQDVRRASPSMPWWNPRYWRKRVWAGVVVAILVILAIIIGVAVTQAKKNEYPNYTALSYSLKDTIDGESFFDNFNYFTGYDPTGGFVHYVPKEQATSLNLTYASSSSAILRVDTSVGPNDEPNASTGRFSVRVESKKTYDDGLFIFDVKHTPYGCGTWPALWLTDHSNWPDNGEIDVMEATNQAADGNQMTLHTTSGCSMDVRRKATGKALQKNCDHSKNDNAGCGVKSDDDGYGTSFNNNGGGIMAMEWREEGIRMWQFARDSIPSDIKSKKPNPSTWGTALADFPNTDCNIGSHFKNNSIVANIDLCGELVYAVWDESGCPSNCTDLVANNPDAFKNAYWEFGSFEVYQTS; this is translated from the exons ATGGCCCGACTTATACCTGAAGTCAAACCTGGAGAGATACCGCCTGCATACGACGAGATCATGCTCTCCAGGCCGGGACAGGATGTCCGACGGGCTTCTCCAAGCATGCCCTGGTGGAACCCGCGATACTGGAGGAAGCGAGTATGGGCGGGAGTCGTGGTGGCTATCCTCGTTATCCTCGCCATCATTATTGGAGTTGCGGTTACACAGGCAAAGAAGAACGAGTACCCAAACTATACAGCGCTTTCGTATAGCCTCAAGGATACAA TTGATGGAGAGTCTTTCTTTGACAATTTTAACTACTTTACTGGATACGATCCCA CCGGGGGCTTCGTTCACTATGTTCCCAAAGAACAAGCAACATCTCTT AACCTGACCTATGCCTCGTCGAGCTCCGCCATCCTCCGAGTTGACACATCCGTCGGTCCCAATGACGAACCCAACGCCTCGACGGGTCGCTTCTCGGTGCGCGTCGAGTCGAAGAAGACGTATGACGAcggcctcttcatctttgatGTCAAGCACACTCCCTACGGCTGCGGCACCTGGCCCGCTCTCTGGCTCACCGATCACTCCAACTGGCCCGACAATGGCGAGATTGATGTTATGGAGGCTACGAATCAGGCCGCCGACGGGAATCAAATGACGCTGCATACTACATCTGGCTGCTCCATGGATGTGCGACGGAAGGCTACTGGCAAGGCATTGCAGAAGAACTGCGACCACAGCAAGAACGACAATGCGGGTTGTGGTGTCAAatctgacgatgatggctACGGAACGAGCTTCAACAACAATGGCGGAGGAATCATGGCTATGGAATGGCGAGAAGAGGGCATTCGCATGTGGCAGTTCGCCAGAGACTCGATTCCCTCCGacatcaagagcaagaagccaAACCCAAGCACCTGGGGAACAGCTCTCGCCGACTTTCCCAACACGGACTGCAACATTGGCTCTCACTTTAAGAACAACAGCATCGTTGCAAACATTGACTTGTGCGGCGAGCTGGTGTATGCCGTCTGGGATGAATCGGGAT GCCCGAGTAACTGCACTGATCTCGTTGCCAATAACCCCGATGCTTTCAAGAATGCGTATTGGGAGTTTGGATCTTTTGAGGTATATCAAACCTCCTGA
- a CDS encoding Mitochondrial import inner membrane translocase subunit TIM22 — protein MNFPGTAPPTAATAAAAGAMPTPGGPQDPNVKAVQAAMESCYGKSVMSGVMGFGMGGVFGMFMASMSYDTPYHTAAPGAPQTTISSLPLKEQLRIGFKDMGTRSWSMAKNFGKVGALYSGIECGVEGLRAKNDLTNSVAAGCLTGGVLAKNAGPQAAAGGCLAFAAFSAAIDAWMRSPAKDE, from the exons ATGAACTTTCCCGGGACCGCTCCTCCGACTGCTGCTACCGCCGCTGCTGCGGGCGCGATGCCCACGCCCGGCGGACCTCAAGATCCCAACGTAAAGGCT GTCCAAGCTGCGATGGAGTCCTGTTATGGAAAGTCGGTCATGTCCGGAGTGATGGGCTTTGGCATGGGCGGTGTGTTTGGAATGTTTATGGCTTCT ATGTCCTACGATACACCCTACCACACGGCCGCCCCCGGCGCCCCGCAGACCACAATCAGCTCCCTCCCGCTAAAGGAGCAGCTCAGGATCGGCTTCAAGGACATGGGAACGCGGTCGTGGTCCATGGCCAAGAACTTCGGCAAGGTCGGAGCCCTATACTCGGGCATCGAGTGTGGTGTCGAGGGCCTCCGCGCAAAGAACGACCTCACCAACAGCGTCGCCGCCGGATGTCTGACGGGCGGCGTCCTCGCAAAGAACGCTGGTCCTCAGGCTGCGGCTGGTGGGTGCTTGGCGTTTGCGGCGTTCAGTGCGGCTATTGATGCTTGGATGAGGTCGCCCGCCAAGGACGAGTAA